The Puntigrus tetrazona isolate hp1 chromosome 3, ASM1883169v1, whole genome shotgun sequence genome contains a region encoding:
- the maptb gene encoding microtubule-associated protein tau isoform X6, giving the protein MDHQDHMNSGQVGDSQHSPGNNIASGVANMTISGGHQRDMKNGTAGHMGPGDGPVKEELTSGSPPESGRSSAASVDGERKRENGEKESSVSPRESPVSPHALPTTLPDDFGSGITGFDSQVKSSPSEKMTDHHSASGSEEENEENEIEKSERSGSSSVEEEVPRSAIKIKEDEKEDKEAVSDEEEEETGISLVPSSVTTNLTIQKDDSDDDEQETPSHLPMTPEEAKKRGLSFDYTEPQDPGRQGGPVGWECSSDKTPPESKSPDSCRADPGSPLSLSAAAEPTQEESSLTDLQTDAREEEEEEVEVPKPEQEDEVTTVPPSFQEVAAPKMQPKAEERGEPEEENEIKQEKYLETSDDDHIDMKKVQPVAIPEPAAIPEPVGKIEPEAKDAVKPSAQVMPTKAPSKAAPIKESPAKKTKKPVATVAATPSPKSAPKLQKTPSKDAAPARKASVPSKAKAGAGATPEKKTPTTNLHAKARPTSAPQRGSSVSGIPSKKPSVSSSTPSCRFSSPSSANSVKRPNSAGARESRASAGDAKTRTAGAKPQGVGTKIPAASRMEQRKAGPGSIERADSPKTPDRSGCSSPASRSSTPGQQVKKVAVVRTPPKSPGSLRSRAPIAPVAPMPDLKNVKSKIGSIENIKHQPGGGKVAIVHKKIDFSNVQSRCGSKDNIKHVPGGGNVQIVHKKIDLSNVQSKCGSKVNIHHKPGGGNVEIKTEKLDFKGQSKVGSLENIGHVPGGGQRKIESHKLNFREQAKARTDHGAEIVYQSPDISTDGSPRRLSNVSSSGSINMTDSPQLSTLADQVSASLAKQGL; this is encoded by the exons ATGGACCATCAGGACCACATGAATTCTGGACAGGTGGGTGACTCTCAGCACTCTCCTGGGAACAACATAGCATCTGGTGTAGCCAACATGACCATCAGTGGCGGCCATCAACGAGACATGAAGAATGGGACAGCAGGACATATGGGACCGGGTGATGGGCCAGTGAAAG AAGAGTTAACATCTGGAAGTCCGCCCGAGAGTGGCCGGAGCAGTGCTGCATCAGTGGATGgggagagaaagcgagagaatGGGGAGAAGGAGAGCTCTGTCAGCCCAAGAGAGTCTCCAGTGTCTCCACATGCACTACCAACAACTCTACCTGATGATTTTGGTTCAGGGATCACAGGCTTTGACAGCCAGGTGAAGAGCAGTCCCTCAGAAAAGATGACTGACCATCATAGTGCCAGTGGATCTGAGGAGGAAAACGaagaaaatgaaatagaaaaatctGAGAGATCTGGTTCTTCCAGTGTGGAGGAAGAAGTTCCCAGAAgtgctatcaaaataaaagagGATGAAAAAGAAGACAAGGAAGCAGTTagtgatgaagaagaggaagaaactGGAATTTCCTTGGTGCCCAGCTCTGTTACCACAAACTTAACAATCCAGAAAGATGACAGCGATGATGACGAACAAGAAACCCCTTCTCATCTTCCCATGACTCCAGAAGAAGCTAAGAAACGTGGCCTATCGTTCGACTACACAGAACCTCAGGACCCAGGTCGCCAGGGTGGTCCTGTGGGCTGGGAATGCAGCTCTGACAAAACACCACCAGAAAGCAAGAGTCCTGACTCCTGCAGGGCTGATCCGGGATCACCTCTTTCTCTCAGTGCTGCTGCCGAACCCACCCAAGAGGAATCATCTCTAACAGACTTACAAACGGATGCTcgggaggaagaggaagaagaagtaGAGGTACCAAAACCTGAACAAGAAGACGAGGTGACCACTGTTCCTCCGTCCTTTCAAGAAGTTGCTGCACCCAAGATGCAGCCTAAAGCAGAGGAACGTGGAGAACCTGAAGAAGAAAACGAGATCAAGCAGGAAAAATATTTGGAGACGAGCGATGATGATCACATTGATATGAAGAAAGTCCAGCCTGTTGCTATACCTGAGCCTGCTGCCATTCCCGAACCTGTTGGCAAAATTGAACCTGAAGCTAAGGATGCCGTTAAGCCCAGCGCCCAAGTAATGCCTACAAAAGCACCAAGCAAAGCAGCTCCTATCAAGGAATCTCCTGccaaaaaaactaagaaaccCGTTGCTACAGTTGCTGCCACTCCTTCCCCTAAATCTGCTCCTAAACTTCAGAAAACTCCCTCTAAAGATGCTGCTCCGGCCAGAAAAGCAAGTGTCCCATCCAAAG CCAAGGCTGGAGCAGGGGCAACTCCTGAAAAAAAG ACACCCACCACAAACCTGCATGCAAAAGCTAGACCCACTTCTGCCCCCCAAAGAGGGTCTTCAGTCTCAGGCATCCCCAGCAAAAAGCCCTCAGTCTCATCCTCAACTCCATCATGTCGCTTTAGCAGTCCAAGCTCTGCCAACTCAGTAAAAAGGCCCAACAGTGCAGGAGCAAGAGAGTCCAGGGCCTCG GCTGGAGATGCCAAGACAAGGACAGCGGGTGCCAAACCCCAAGGAGTTGGCACCAAAATCCCTG CTGCTTCACGGATGGAGCAGCGAAAGGCAGGACCAGGGTCCATTGAAAGAG CTGACTCACCTAAAACCCCAGACCGTAGTGGTTGCAGCAGCCCAGCCAGTCGGTCCTCCACCCCTGGACAGCAGGTGAAGAAAGTAGCGGTGGTGCGCACCCCTCCCAAATCACCTGGTTCATTGAGATCTCGTGCCCCGATCGCTCCTGTTGCACCCATGCCTGACCTGAAGAACGTCAAGTCCAAGATCGGCTCCATTGAGAACATCAAACACCAACCTGGAGGCGGGAAG GTGGCTATTGTTCATAAGAAGATCGACTTTTCTAATGTTCAGTCTAGATGTGGATCCAAAGACAATATCAAGCATGTTCCTGGAGGTGGTAAT GTTCAGATAGTGCACAAAAAGATCGACCTTAGCAACGTCCAATCAAAGTGTGGCTCCAAGGTCAACATTCATCACAAACCGG GAGGTGGAAATGTGGAGATCAAAACTGAGAAGTTGGATTTCAAAGGCCAGTCAAAGGTTGGATCTCTGGAGAACATTGGACATGTTCCTGGGGGTGGACAGAGGAAG
- the maptb gene encoding microtubule-associated protein tau isoform X4, which yields MDHQDHMNSGQVGDSQHSPGNNIASGVANMTISGGHQRDMKNGTAGHMGPGDGPVKEDTHEPTPEVNTQKPVLEDTEPEPSFDKDVPLAGAGEEELTSGSPPESGRSSAASVDGERKRENGEKESSVSPRESPVSPHALPTTLPDDFGSGITGFDSQVKSSPSEKMTDHHSASGSEEENEENEIEKSERSGSSSVEEEVPRSAIKIKEDEKEDKEAVSDEEEEETGISLVPSSVTTNLTIQKDDSDDDEQETPSHLPMTPEEAKKRGLSFDYTEPQDPGRQGGPVGWECSSDKTPPESKSPDSCRADPGSPLSLSAAAEPTQEESSLTDLQTDAREEEEEEVEVPKPEQEDEVTTVPPSFQEVAAPKMQPKAEERGEPEEENEIKQEKYLETSDDDHIDMKKVQPVAIPEPAAIPEPVGKIEPEAKDAVKPSAQVMPTKAPSKAAPIKESPAKKTKKPVATVAATPSPKSAPKLQKTPSKDAAPARKASVPSKAKAGAGATPEKKTPTTNLHAKARPTSAPQRGSSVSGIPSKKPSVSSSTPSCRFSSPSSANSVKRPNSAGARESRASAGDAKTRTAGAKPQGVGTKIPAASRMEQRKAGPGSIERADSPKTPDRSGCSSPASRSSTPGQQVKKVAVVRTPPKSPGSLRSRAPIAPVAPMPDLKNVKSKIGSIENIKHQPGGGKVAIVHKKIDFSNVQSRCGSKDNIKHVPGGGNVQIVHKKIDLSNVQSKCGSKVNIHHKPGGGNVEIKTEKLDFKGQSKVGSLENIGHVPGGGQRKREKGKEAEPQAANASSNGDAVHSNDVDMTFDLPSSEGNSLVKSEGLN from the exons ATGGACCATCAGGACCACATGAATTCTGGACAGGTGGGTGACTCTCAGCACTCTCCTGGGAACAACATAGCATCTGGTGTAGCCAACATGACCATCAGTGGCGGCCATCAACGAGACATGAAGAATGGGACAGCAGGACATATGGGACCGGGTGATGGGCCAGTGAAAG AGGATACACATGAACCAACGCCTGAGGTGAACACCCAAAAGCCTGTCTTAGAAGACACCGAACCCGAGCCCTCCTTTGATAAAGATGTGCCATTGG CAGGAGCTGGAGAAG AAGAGTTAACATCTGGAAGTCCGCCCGAGAGTGGCCGGAGCAGTGCTGCATCAGTGGATGgggagagaaagcgagagaatGGGGAGAAGGAGAGCTCTGTCAGCCCAAGAGAGTCTCCAGTGTCTCCACATGCACTACCAACAACTCTACCTGATGATTTTGGTTCAGGGATCACAGGCTTTGACAGCCAGGTGAAGAGCAGTCCCTCAGAAAAGATGACTGACCATCATAGTGCCAGTGGATCTGAGGAGGAAAACGaagaaaatgaaatagaaaaatctGAGAGATCTGGTTCTTCCAGTGTGGAGGAAGAAGTTCCCAGAAgtgctatcaaaataaaagagGATGAAAAAGAAGACAAGGAAGCAGTTagtgatgaagaagaggaagaaactGGAATTTCCTTGGTGCCCAGCTCTGTTACCACAAACTTAACAATCCAGAAAGATGACAGCGATGATGACGAACAAGAAACCCCTTCTCATCTTCCCATGACTCCAGAAGAAGCTAAGAAACGTGGCCTATCGTTCGACTACACAGAACCTCAGGACCCAGGTCGCCAGGGTGGTCCTGTGGGCTGGGAATGCAGCTCTGACAAAACACCACCAGAAAGCAAGAGTCCTGACTCCTGCAGGGCTGATCCGGGATCACCTCTTTCTCTCAGTGCTGCTGCCGAACCCACCCAAGAGGAATCATCTCTAACAGACTTACAAACGGATGCTcgggaggaagaggaagaagaagtaGAGGTACCAAAACCTGAACAAGAAGACGAGGTGACCACTGTTCCTCCGTCCTTTCAAGAAGTTGCTGCACCCAAGATGCAGCCTAAAGCAGAGGAACGTGGAGAACCTGAAGAAGAAAACGAGATCAAGCAGGAAAAATATTTGGAGACGAGCGATGATGATCACATTGATATGAAGAAAGTCCAGCCTGTTGCTATACCTGAGCCTGCTGCCATTCCCGAACCTGTTGGCAAAATTGAACCTGAAGCTAAGGATGCCGTTAAGCCCAGCGCCCAAGTAATGCCTACAAAAGCACCAAGCAAAGCAGCTCCTATCAAGGAATCTCCTGccaaaaaaactaagaaaccCGTTGCTACAGTTGCTGCCACTCCTTCCCCTAAATCTGCTCCTAAACTTCAGAAAACTCCCTCTAAAGATGCTGCTCCGGCCAGAAAAGCAAGTGTCCCATCCAAAG CCAAGGCTGGAGCAGGGGCAACTCCTGAAAAAAAG ACACCCACCACAAACCTGCATGCAAAAGCTAGACCCACTTCTGCCCCCCAAAGAGGGTCTTCAGTCTCAGGCATCCCCAGCAAAAAGCCCTCAGTCTCATCCTCAACTCCATCATGTCGCTTTAGCAGTCCAAGCTCTGCCAACTCAGTAAAAAGGCCCAACAGTGCAGGAGCAAGAGAGTCCAGGGCCTCG GCTGGAGATGCCAAGACAAGGACAGCGGGTGCCAAACCCCAAGGAGTTGGCACCAAAATCCCTG CTGCTTCACGGATGGAGCAGCGAAAGGCAGGACCAGGGTCCATTGAAAGAG CTGACTCACCTAAAACCCCAGACCGTAGTGGTTGCAGCAGCCCAGCCAGTCGGTCCTCCACCCCTGGACAGCAGGTGAAGAAAGTAGCGGTGGTGCGCACCCCTCCCAAATCACCTGGTTCATTGAGATCTCGTGCCCCGATCGCTCCTGTTGCACCCATGCCTGACCTGAAGAACGTCAAGTCCAAGATCGGCTCCATTGAGAACATCAAACACCAACCTGGAGGCGGGAAG GTGGCTATTGTTCATAAGAAGATCGACTTTTCTAATGTTCAGTCTAGATGTGGATCCAAAGACAATATCAAGCATGTTCCTGGAGGTGGTAAT GTTCAGATAGTGCACAAAAAGATCGACCTTAGCAACGTCCAATCAAAGTGTGGCTCCAAGGTCAACATTCATCACAAACCGG GAGGTGGAAATGTGGAGATCAAAACTGAGAAGTTGGATTTCAAAGGCCAGTCAAAGGTTGGATCTCTGGAGAACATTGGACATGTTCCTGGGGGTGGACAGAGGAAG
- the maptb gene encoding microtubule-associated protein tau isoform X3 — protein MDHQDHMNSGQVGDSQHSPGNNIASGVANMTISGGHQRDMKNGTAGHMGPGDGPVKEDTHEPTPEVNTQKPVLEDTEPEPSFDKDVPLAGAGEEELTSGSPPESGRSSAASVDGERKRENGEKESSVSPRESPVSPHALPTTLPDDFGSGITGFDSQVKSSPSEKMTDHHSASGSEEENEENEIEKSERSGSSSVEEEVPRSAIKIKEDEKEDKEAVSDEEEEETGISLVPSSVTTNLTIQKDDSDDDEQETPSHLPMTPEEAKKRGLSFDYTEPQDPGRQGGPVGWECSSDKTPPESKSPDSCRADPGSPLSLSAAAEPTQEESSLTDLQTDAREEEEEEVEVPKPEQEDEVTTVPPSFQEVAAPKMQPKAEERGEPEEENEIKQEKYLETSDDDHIDMKKVQPVAIPEPAAIPEPVGKIEPEAKDAVKPSAQVMPTKAPSKAAPIKESPAKKTKKPVATVAATPSPKSAPKLQKTPSKDAAPARKASVPSKAKAGAGATPEKKTPTTNLHAKARPTSAPQRGSSVSGIPSKKPSVSSSTPSCRFSSPSSANSVKRPNSAGARESRASAGDAKTRTAGAKPQGVGTKIPADSPKTPDRSGCSSPASRSSTPGQQVKKVAVVRTPPKSPGSLRSRAPIAPVAPMPDLKNVKSKIGSIENIKHQPGGGKVAIVHKKIDFSNVQSRCGSKDNIKHVPGGGNVQIVHKKIDLSNVQSKCGSKVNIHHKPGGGNVEIKTEKLDFKGQSKVGSLENIGHVPGGGQRKIESHKLNFREQAKARTDHGAEIVYQSPDISTDGSPRRLSNVSSSGSINMTDSPQLSTLADQVSASLAKQGL, from the exons ATGGACCATCAGGACCACATGAATTCTGGACAGGTGGGTGACTCTCAGCACTCTCCTGGGAACAACATAGCATCTGGTGTAGCCAACATGACCATCAGTGGCGGCCATCAACGAGACATGAAGAATGGGACAGCAGGACATATGGGACCGGGTGATGGGCCAGTGAAAG AGGATACACATGAACCAACGCCTGAGGTGAACACCCAAAAGCCTGTCTTAGAAGACACCGAACCCGAGCCCTCCTTTGATAAAGATGTGCCATTGG CAGGAGCTGGAGAAG AAGAGTTAACATCTGGAAGTCCGCCCGAGAGTGGCCGGAGCAGTGCTGCATCAGTGGATGgggagagaaagcgagagaatGGGGAGAAGGAGAGCTCTGTCAGCCCAAGAGAGTCTCCAGTGTCTCCACATGCACTACCAACAACTCTACCTGATGATTTTGGTTCAGGGATCACAGGCTTTGACAGCCAGGTGAAGAGCAGTCCCTCAGAAAAGATGACTGACCATCATAGTGCCAGTGGATCTGAGGAGGAAAACGaagaaaatgaaatagaaaaatctGAGAGATCTGGTTCTTCCAGTGTGGAGGAAGAAGTTCCCAGAAgtgctatcaaaataaaagagGATGAAAAAGAAGACAAGGAAGCAGTTagtgatgaagaagaggaagaaactGGAATTTCCTTGGTGCCCAGCTCTGTTACCACAAACTTAACAATCCAGAAAGATGACAGCGATGATGACGAACAAGAAACCCCTTCTCATCTTCCCATGACTCCAGAAGAAGCTAAGAAACGTGGCCTATCGTTCGACTACACAGAACCTCAGGACCCAGGTCGCCAGGGTGGTCCTGTGGGCTGGGAATGCAGCTCTGACAAAACACCACCAGAAAGCAAGAGTCCTGACTCCTGCAGGGCTGATCCGGGATCACCTCTTTCTCTCAGTGCTGCTGCCGAACCCACCCAAGAGGAATCATCTCTAACAGACTTACAAACGGATGCTcgggaggaagaggaagaagaagtaGAGGTACCAAAACCTGAACAAGAAGACGAGGTGACCACTGTTCCTCCGTCCTTTCAAGAAGTTGCTGCACCCAAGATGCAGCCTAAAGCAGAGGAACGTGGAGAACCTGAAGAAGAAAACGAGATCAAGCAGGAAAAATATTTGGAGACGAGCGATGATGATCACATTGATATGAAGAAAGTCCAGCCTGTTGCTATACCTGAGCCTGCTGCCATTCCCGAACCTGTTGGCAAAATTGAACCTGAAGCTAAGGATGCCGTTAAGCCCAGCGCCCAAGTAATGCCTACAAAAGCACCAAGCAAAGCAGCTCCTATCAAGGAATCTCCTGccaaaaaaactaagaaaccCGTTGCTACAGTTGCTGCCACTCCTTCCCCTAAATCTGCTCCTAAACTTCAGAAAACTCCCTCTAAAGATGCTGCTCCGGCCAGAAAAGCAAGTGTCCCATCCAAAG CCAAGGCTGGAGCAGGGGCAACTCCTGAAAAAAAG ACACCCACCACAAACCTGCATGCAAAAGCTAGACCCACTTCTGCCCCCCAAAGAGGGTCTTCAGTCTCAGGCATCCCCAGCAAAAAGCCCTCAGTCTCATCCTCAACTCCATCATGTCGCTTTAGCAGTCCAAGCTCTGCCAACTCAGTAAAAAGGCCCAACAGTGCAGGAGCAAGAGAGTCCAGGGCCTCG GCTGGAGATGCCAAGACAAGGACAGCGGGTGCCAAACCCCAAGGAGTTGGCACCAAAATCCCTG CTGACTCACCTAAAACCCCAGACCGTAGTGGTTGCAGCAGCCCAGCCAGTCGGTCCTCCACCCCTGGACAGCAGGTGAAGAAAGTAGCGGTGGTGCGCACCCCTCCCAAATCACCTGGTTCATTGAGATCTCGTGCCCCGATCGCTCCTGTTGCACCCATGCCTGACCTGAAGAACGTCAAGTCCAAGATCGGCTCCATTGAGAACATCAAACACCAACCTGGAGGCGGGAAG GTGGCTATTGTTCATAAGAAGATCGACTTTTCTAATGTTCAGTCTAGATGTGGATCCAAAGACAATATCAAGCATGTTCCTGGAGGTGGTAAT GTTCAGATAGTGCACAAAAAGATCGACCTTAGCAACGTCCAATCAAAGTGTGGCTCCAAGGTCAACATTCATCACAAACCGG GAGGTGGAAATGTGGAGATCAAAACTGAGAAGTTGGATTTCAAAGGCCAGTCAAAGGTTGGATCTCTGGAGAACATTGGACATGTTCCTGGGGGTGGACAGAGGAAG
- the maptb gene encoding microtubule-associated protein tau isoform X2 — MDHQDHMNSGQVGDSQHSPGNNIASGVANMTISGGHQRDMKNGTAGHMGPGDGPVKEDTHEPTPEVNTQKPVLEDTEPEPSFDKDVPLEELTSGSPPESGRSSAASVDGERKRENGEKESSVSPRESPVSPHALPTTLPDDFGSGITGFDSQVKSSPSEKMTDHHSASGSEEENEENEIEKSERSGSSSVEEEVPRSAIKIKEDEKEDKEAVSDEEEEETGISLVPSSVTTNLTIQKDDSDDDEQETPSHLPMTPEEAKKRGLSFDYTEPQDPGRQGGPVGWECSSDKTPPESKSPDSCRADPGSPLSLSAAAEPTQEESSLTDLQTDAREEEEEEVEVPKPEQEDEVTTVPPSFQEVAAPKMQPKAEERGEPEEENEIKQEKYLETSDDDHIDMKKVQPVAIPEPAAIPEPVGKIEPEAKDAVKPSAQVMPTKAPSKAAPIKESPAKKTKKPVATVAATPSPKSAPKLQKTPSKDAAPARKASVPSKAKAGAGATPEKKTPTTNLHAKARPTSAPQRGSSVSGIPSKKPSVSSSTPSCRFSSPSSANSVKRPNSAGARESRASAGDAKTRTAGAKPQGVGTKIPAASRMEQRKAGPGSIERADSPKTPDRSGCSSPASRSSTPGQQVKKVAVVRTPPKSPGSLRSRAPIAPVAPMPDLKNVKSKIGSIENIKHQPGGGKVAIVHKKIDFSNVQSRCGSKDNIKHVPGGGNVQIVHKKIDLSNVQSKCGSKVNIHHKPGGGNVEIKTEKLDFKGQSKVGSLENIGHVPGGGQRKIESHKLNFREQAKARTDHGAEIVYQSPDISTDGSPRRLSNVSSSGSINMTDSPQLSTLADQVSASLAKQGL; from the exons ATGGACCATCAGGACCACATGAATTCTGGACAGGTGGGTGACTCTCAGCACTCTCCTGGGAACAACATAGCATCTGGTGTAGCCAACATGACCATCAGTGGCGGCCATCAACGAGACATGAAGAATGGGACAGCAGGACATATGGGACCGGGTGATGGGCCAGTGAAAG AGGATACACATGAACCAACGCCTGAGGTGAACACCCAAAAGCCTGTCTTAGAAGACACCGAACCCGAGCCCTCCTTTGATAAAGATGTGCCATTGG AAGAGTTAACATCTGGAAGTCCGCCCGAGAGTGGCCGGAGCAGTGCTGCATCAGTGGATGgggagagaaagcgagagaatGGGGAGAAGGAGAGCTCTGTCAGCCCAAGAGAGTCTCCAGTGTCTCCACATGCACTACCAACAACTCTACCTGATGATTTTGGTTCAGGGATCACAGGCTTTGACAGCCAGGTGAAGAGCAGTCCCTCAGAAAAGATGACTGACCATCATAGTGCCAGTGGATCTGAGGAGGAAAACGaagaaaatgaaatagaaaaatctGAGAGATCTGGTTCTTCCAGTGTGGAGGAAGAAGTTCCCAGAAgtgctatcaaaataaaagagGATGAAAAAGAAGACAAGGAAGCAGTTagtgatgaagaagaggaagaaactGGAATTTCCTTGGTGCCCAGCTCTGTTACCACAAACTTAACAATCCAGAAAGATGACAGCGATGATGACGAACAAGAAACCCCTTCTCATCTTCCCATGACTCCAGAAGAAGCTAAGAAACGTGGCCTATCGTTCGACTACACAGAACCTCAGGACCCAGGTCGCCAGGGTGGTCCTGTGGGCTGGGAATGCAGCTCTGACAAAACACCACCAGAAAGCAAGAGTCCTGACTCCTGCAGGGCTGATCCGGGATCACCTCTTTCTCTCAGTGCTGCTGCCGAACCCACCCAAGAGGAATCATCTCTAACAGACTTACAAACGGATGCTcgggaggaagaggaagaagaagtaGAGGTACCAAAACCTGAACAAGAAGACGAGGTGACCACTGTTCCTCCGTCCTTTCAAGAAGTTGCTGCACCCAAGATGCAGCCTAAAGCAGAGGAACGTGGAGAACCTGAAGAAGAAAACGAGATCAAGCAGGAAAAATATTTGGAGACGAGCGATGATGATCACATTGATATGAAGAAAGTCCAGCCTGTTGCTATACCTGAGCCTGCTGCCATTCCCGAACCTGTTGGCAAAATTGAACCTGAAGCTAAGGATGCCGTTAAGCCCAGCGCCCAAGTAATGCCTACAAAAGCACCAAGCAAAGCAGCTCCTATCAAGGAATCTCCTGccaaaaaaactaagaaaccCGTTGCTACAGTTGCTGCCACTCCTTCCCCTAAATCTGCTCCTAAACTTCAGAAAACTCCCTCTAAAGATGCTGCTCCGGCCAGAAAAGCAAGTGTCCCATCCAAAG CCAAGGCTGGAGCAGGGGCAACTCCTGAAAAAAAG ACACCCACCACAAACCTGCATGCAAAAGCTAGACCCACTTCTGCCCCCCAAAGAGGGTCTTCAGTCTCAGGCATCCCCAGCAAAAAGCCCTCAGTCTCATCCTCAACTCCATCATGTCGCTTTAGCAGTCCAAGCTCTGCCAACTCAGTAAAAAGGCCCAACAGTGCAGGAGCAAGAGAGTCCAGGGCCTCG GCTGGAGATGCCAAGACAAGGACAGCGGGTGCCAAACCCCAAGGAGTTGGCACCAAAATCCCTG CTGCTTCACGGATGGAGCAGCGAAAGGCAGGACCAGGGTCCATTGAAAGAG CTGACTCACCTAAAACCCCAGACCGTAGTGGTTGCAGCAGCCCAGCCAGTCGGTCCTCCACCCCTGGACAGCAGGTGAAGAAAGTAGCGGTGGTGCGCACCCCTCCCAAATCACCTGGTTCATTGAGATCTCGTGCCCCGATCGCTCCTGTTGCACCCATGCCTGACCTGAAGAACGTCAAGTCCAAGATCGGCTCCATTGAGAACATCAAACACCAACCTGGAGGCGGGAAG GTGGCTATTGTTCATAAGAAGATCGACTTTTCTAATGTTCAGTCTAGATGTGGATCCAAAGACAATATCAAGCATGTTCCTGGAGGTGGTAAT GTTCAGATAGTGCACAAAAAGATCGACCTTAGCAACGTCCAATCAAAGTGTGGCTCCAAGGTCAACATTCATCACAAACCGG GAGGTGGAAATGTGGAGATCAAAACTGAGAAGTTGGATTTCAAAGGCCAGTCAAAGGTTGGATCTCTGGAGAACATTGGACATGTTCCTGGGGGTGGACAGAGGAAG